In the Clavelina lepadiformis chromosome 8, kaClaLepa1.1, whole genome shotgun sequence genome, one interval contains:
- the LOC143468106 gene encoding ras-specific guanine nucleotide-releasing factor RalGPS2-like isoform X4 gives MSVNLSFSANDEDFTARGAMERQAAMTRILVKALPEDILRSSPFSSRSLNVPSPIRRSSDGNINGTVGKYSTEKLNSPSHFHRSGTCSEFSNPYNSQIDPKQNPYRSVTSSITCSKHVTPRKDYHNSVLKNNLEPVSGCNSPALTVVVKSPSADSLTRDRHCVEKGDENCIPQDIPVKHSSNCNNATPKAGGFGVVHHIRRKSSAPGAYNQTDSESSQEKSRSLPRNSIPPPPESPGRVNFTSSGFRPRKFRFASTSGALSQKDPSLNSSLTEIEATSEKKANGVSLSVSNPFPKRKSGSVDVKRSKSLLGKSPGFRKKSPNLARKSSPYRDLEASSTAKESTDRGLSQLPPKSPTASRLSADAISGLTPNSQVRQHKRHKSQQGKFKPKSSSSWIPVQEMMTNHNYEGYYHDDSSSEDTAYTETDGNRVPRMKSFDAVVFDVLKVSPEEFAKQLTLLDFPVFCAILPDEISTCGWTKKNKWKLSPHVVAMTRRFNHTSFWVIREILNAKTLKIRAEILIHFIKIAKKLVELNNLHSLMAVIQSLNSSSIFRLTKTWALVNKHHKTTFDRLLSLVKEDDNRWELRSHMESIRLPCIPFLGMYLSDVMYINSAHPDTGGLESHERTNKMNNILRVISEFQQSNYDHLQEQPHIKNYLNSVKYIEELQKFLEEDNYKLSLRIEPTTTSSGFQTPEKKPSRAKDDFSAGKPSKAENALSRHTSQTPPAPQKFVPGHRKSRSLGREFAYTNAAPNNRPKSDASKVQKRRSMCGRTRQRDNTVWYISPSRLRQNERRLSGSLPRSSVPSSTTPVTSLLDDSIIATPSSLASSSSTTTRMSVTGGNSGSIGSSRSNSGSEFSGEQDETSRHSSDRTSDLPINCQTCTFEGCLKRKCVLKLGKKPAVSSWTKYWISICGTELVYFAAKGLRAQERHHFKTRPCKVVPILGWLLLYSNNPTRLDCFQLNNPESGNNYRFQCESRDVALVWINNLKQAIKGYPQPEQDLINLDDT, from the exons ATGTCGGTCAATTTGTCGTTTTCGGCAAACGATGAAGATTTTACCGCTAGAGGTGCTATGGAGCGGCAGGCAGCGATGACCAGAATATTAGTGAAG GCATTACCAGAGGACATTCTTCGATCAAGTCCATTCTCAAGCAGAAGTTTGAACGTGCCTTCCCCTATCCGCAGAAGCAGCGACGGAAATATAAATGGAACGGTTGGAAAATACAGCACAGAGAAACTAAACTCCCCATCTCATTTCCACAGAAGCGGGACGTGTTCGGAGTTCAGCAATCCTTATAATAGTCAAATTGACCCTAAACAAAATCCATACAGAAGTGTAACTTCCTCCATAACTTGTTCAAAACATGTCACACCGAGGAAAGATTATCACAactctgttttaaaaaacaatttggaaCCGGTTTCGGGCTGTAACAGTCCAGCTTTAACTGTTGTTGTAAAGTCACCCAGTGCGGACAGTTTAACTCGAGACAGGCATTGTGTGGAGAAAGGTGACGAAAACTGCATCCCGCAAGACATCCCAGTAAAGCATTCATCAAATTGCAACAATGCTACACCCAAGGCTGGTGGCTTTGGTGTAGTCCATCATATTCGGAGGAAAAGTAGTGCTCCGGGTGCTTACAACCAGACAGACTCTGAGTCATCACAAGAAAAGTCTCGATCACTGCCAAGGAATTCAATTCCACCTCCTCCCGAATCTCCAGGAAGAGTCAATTTCACGTCCAGTGGATTTAGACCGAGGAAGTTTAGATTTGCAAGCACTTCC GGTGCACTCTCACAGAAAGACCCTTCACTAAATTCTTCTCTCACTGAAATAGAAGCCACTTCTGAGAAGAAAGCCAACGGAGTCAGCTTAAGCGTTAGTA ATCCTTTTCCAAAACGGAAATCAGGGTCAGTTGACGTAAAACGTTCCAAGTCACTTTTAGGAAAAAGTCCAGGATTTCGCAAAAAGAGTCCAAACCTTGCTAGAAAAAGTAGTCCTTATAG GGACCTGGAAGCATCTTCAACTGCCAAAGAAAGCACGGACAGAGGCCTTTCACAGCTGCCGCCGAAGTCGCCGACTGCTTCCAGGCTTTCAG CTGACGCCATAAGTGGACTTACTCCTAACTCTCAAGTCCGCCAACACAAAAGACATAAATCTCAGCAG GGAAAGTTCAAACCGAAATCTTCTTCCTCCTGGATCCCGGTGCAGGAGATGATGACCAATCATAACTACGAAGGTTATTACCATGACGACAGCTCCAGTGAAGAC ACCGCTTATACGGAAACAGACGGAAACAGAGTTCCCAGAATGAAAAGTTTCGACGCTGTCGTCTTTGACGTGTTGAAAGTTTCTCCTGAAGAGTTTGCA AAACAACTGACACTGCTGGATTTCCCTGTTTTCTGCGCGATATTACCCGACGAAATATCGACCTGTGGTTGGACGAAAAAGAACAAATGGAAGCTTTCCCCTCACGTTGTGGCGATGACGCGACGTTTCAACCAC ACAAGTTTCTGGGTGATTCGTGAGATTCTCAACGCGAAGACTTTAAAGATACGAGCCGAGATCTTAATTCATTTCATAAAGATCGCCAAA AAACTTGTCGAACTCAACAACCTTCACAGCTTGATGGCCGTCATCCAATCCCTCAATAGTTCCTCAATATTCAGGCTTACCAAGACATGGGCG CTGGTTAACAAACATCATAAAACGACCTTTGACCGACTTTTGTCGTTGGTGAAAGAAGACGACAACCGCTGGGAACTTCGGTCGCACATGGAATCAATCCGGTTACCTTGCATCCCATTTCTAG GCATGTACCTCAGTGATGTGATGTATATCAACTCCGCTCACCCGGACACGGGCGGTCTTGAAAGCCACGAACGAACCAACAAGATGAACAACATCTTGCGGGTGATATCGGAATTCCAACAATCAAATTACG ATCATCTGCAGGAGCAACCCCACATCAAAAATTACCTCAACTCGGTCAAGTACATCGAAGAACTTCAGAAGTTTCTCGAAGAAGACAATTACAA acTTTCCCTGAGAATCGAGCCAACGACGACGTCATCAGGGTTTCAGACCCCGGAAAAGAAGCCGAGTCGCGCGAAGGACGATTTTTCCGCCG GTAAACCAAGCAAGGCTGAGAATGCCCTGAGCCGGCACACCTCCCAAACCCCTCCTGCCCCGCAGAAGTTCGTGCCCGGGCATAGAAAGTCCCGAAGTTTAGGCAGAGAATTTGCATACACGAACGCGGCACCTAACAATAGACCTAAGTCGGACGCGTCCAAAGTACAGAAGAG AAGGTCAATGTGTGGGCGCACGAGACAGCGTGATAATACAGTGTGGTATATTTCGCCGTCTAGATTGAGGCAAAATGAAAGAAGGCTCAG TGGTAGTCTACCGCGCTCTAGTGTTCCTTCTTCCACTACTCCTGTGACATCGTTGCTAGACGACAGTATCATAGCAACGCCTTCTTCCCTTGCTTCATCGTCGTCAACAACCACCCGGATGTCGGTAACCGGGGGCAACAGCGGGTCAATCGGGAGCAGCAGGTCAAATTCAGGGTCAGAGTTCAGCGGCGAACAAGATGAGACGTCCAGACATTCATCGGACAG AACCTCCGATTTACCAATCAACTGCCAAACATGTACATTTGAGGGTTGCTTAAAAAGGAAATGTGTTCTTAAACTGGGCAAGAAGCCAGCG GTTTCATCTTGGACCAAATACTGGATTTCCATTTGTGGAACAGAGCTAGTTTATTTTGCCGCCAAAGGTTTAAGAGCTCAAGAGCGACATCAT TTTAAAACCCGGCCTTGCAAGGTGGTCCCCATACTCGGCTGGTTGTTGCTTTACTCCAACAACCCCACCAGGCTGGATTGCTTCCAACTCAACAATCCTGAGAGCGGCAACAATTACCGCTTCCAGTGCGAGTCCAGAGATGTCGCCCTCGTGTGGATAAATAATCTTAAGCAAGCCATAAAAGGTTACCCACAG cCGGAGCAAGACCTCATAAACTTGGACGACACTTGA
- the LOC143468106 gene encoding ras-specific guanine nucleotide-releasing factor RalGPS2-like isoform X5 — MSVNLSFSANDEDFTARGAMERQAAMTRILVKALPEDILRSSPFSSRSLNVPSPIRRSSDGNINGTVGKYSTEKLNSPSHFHRSGTCSEFSNPYNSQIDPKQNPYRSVTSSITCSKHVTPRKDYHNSVLKNNLEPVSGCNSPALTVVVKSPSADSLTRDRHCVEKGDENCIPQDIPVKHSSNCNNATPKAGGFGVVHHIRRKSSAPGAYNQTDSESSQEKSRSLPRNSIPPPPESPGRVNFTSSGFRPRKFRFASTSGALSQKDPSLNSSLTEIEATSEKKANGVSLSVSNPFPKRKSGSVDVKRSKSLLGKSPGFRKKSPNLARKSSPYRDLEASSTAKESTDRGLSQLPPKSPTASRLSADAISGLTPNSQVRQHKRHKSQQGKFKPKSSSSWIPVQEMMTNHNYEGYYHDDSSSEDTAYTETDGNRVPRMKSFDAVVFDVLKVSPEEFAKQLTLLDFPVFCAILPDEISTCGWTKKNKWKLSPHVVAMTRRFNHTSFWVIREILNAKTLKIRAEILIHFIKIAKKLVELNNLHSLMAVIQSLNSSSIFRLTKTWALVNKHHKTTFDRLLSLVKEDDNRWELRSHMESIRLPCIPFLGMYLSDVMYINSAHPDTGGLESHERTNKMNNILRVISEFQQSNYDHLQEQPHIKNYLNSVKYIEELQKFLEEDNYKLSLRIEPTTTSSGFQTPEKKPSRAKDDFSAGKPSKAENALSRHTSQTPPAPQKFVPGHRKSRSLGREFAYTNAAPNNRPKSDASKVQKSGSLPRSSVPSSTTPVTSLLDDSIIATPSSLASSSSTTTRMSVTGGNSGSIGSSRSNSGSEFSGEQDETSRHSSDRTSDLPINCQTCTFEGCLKRKCVLKLGKKPAVSSWTKYWISICGTELVYFAAKGLRAQERHHFKTRPCKVVPILGWLLLYSNNPTRLDCFQLNNPESGNNYRFQCESRDVALVWINNLKQAIKGYPQPEQDLINLDDT, encoded by the exons ATGTCGGTCAATTTGTCGTTTTCGGCAAACGATGAAGATTTTACCGCTAGAGGTGCTATGGAGCGGCAGGCAGCGATGACCAGAATATTAGTGAAG GCATTACCAGAGGACATTCTTCGATCAAGTCCATTCTCAAGCAGAAGTTTGAACGTGCCTTCCCCTATCCGCAGAAGCAGCGACGGAAATATAAATGGAACGGTTGGAAAATACAGCACAGAGAAACTAAACTCCCCATCTCATTTCCACAGAAGCGGGACGTGTTCGGAGTTCAGCAATCCTTATAATAGTCAAATTGACCCTAAACAAAATCCATACAGAAGTGTAACTTCCTCCATAACTTGTTCAAAACATGTCACACCGAGGAAAGATTATCACAactctgttttaaaaaacaatttggaaCCGGTTTCGGGCTGTAACAGTCCAGCTTTAACTGTTGTTGTAAAGTCACCCAGTGCGGACAGTTTAACTCGAGACAGGCATTGTGTGGAGAAAGGTGACGAAAACTGCATCCCGCAAGACATCCCAGTAAAGCATTCATCAAATTGCAACAATGCTACACCCAAGGCTGGTGGCTTTGGTGTAGTCCATCATATTCGGAGGAAAAGTAGTGCTCCGGGTGCTTACAACCAGACAGACTCTGAGTCATCACAAGAAAAGTCTCGATCACTGCCAAGGAATTCAATTCCACCTCCTCCCGAATCTCCAGGAAGAGTCAATTTCACGTCCAGTGGATTTAGACCGAGGAAGTTTAGATTTGCAAGCACTTCC GGTGCACTCTCACAGAAAGACCCTTCACTAAATTCTTCTCTCACTGAAATAGAAGCCACTTCTGAGAAGAAAGCCAACGGAGTCAGCTTAAGCGTTAGTA ATCCTTTTCCAAAACGGAAATCAGGGTCAGTTGACGTAAAACGTTCCAAGTCACTTTTAGGAAAAAGTCCAGGATTTCGCAAAAAGAGTCCAAACCTTGCTAGAAAAAGTAGTCCTTATAG GGACCTGGAAGCATCTTCAACTGCCAAAGAAAGCACGGACAGAGGCCTTTCACAGCTGCCGCCGAAGTCGCCGACTGCTTCCAGGCTTTCAG CTGACGCCATAAGTGGACTTACTCCTAACTCTCAAGTCCGCCAACACAAAAGACATAAATCTCAGCAG GGAAAGTTCAAACCGAAATCTTCTTCCTCCTGGATCCCGGTGCAGGAGATGATGACCAATCATAACTACGAAGGTTATTACCATGACGACAGCTCCAGTGAAGAC ACCGCTTATACGGAAACAGACGGAAACAGAGTTCCCAGAATGAAAAGTTTCGACGCTGTCGTCTTTGACGTGTTGAAAGTTTCTCCTGAAGAGTTTGCA AAACAACTGACACTGCTGGATTTCCCTGTTTTCTGCGCGATATTACCCGACGAAATATCGACCTGTGGTTGGACGAAAAAGAACAAATGGAAGCTTTCCCCTCACGTTGTGGCGATGACGCGACGTTTCAACCAC ACAAGTTTCTGGGTGATTCGTGAGATTCTCAACGCGAAGACTTTAAAGATACGAGCCGAGATCTTAATTCATTTCATAAAGATCGCCAAA AAACTTGTCGAACTCAACAACCTTCACAGCTTGATGGCCGTCATCCAATCCCTCAATAGTTCCTCAATATTCAGGCTTACCAAGACATGGGCG CTGGTTAACAAACATCATAAAACGACCTTTGACCGACTTTTGTCGTTGGTGAAAGAAGACGACAACCGCTGGGAACTTCGGTCGCACATGGAATCAATCCGGTTACCTTGCATCCCATTTCTAG GCATGTACCTCAGTGATGTGATGTATATCAACTCCGCTCACCCGGACACGGGCGGTCTTGAAAGCCACGAACGAACCAACAAGATGAACAACATCTTGCGGGTGATATCGGAATTCCAACAATCAAATTACG ATCATCTGCAGGAGCAACCCCACATCAAAAATTACCTCAACTCGGTCAAGTACATCGAAGAACTTCAGAAGTTTCTCGAAGAAGACAATTACAA acTTTCCCTGAGAATCGAGCCAACGACGACGTCATCAGGGTTTCAGACCCCGGAAAAGAAGCCGAGTCGCGCGAAGGACGATTTTTCCGCCG GTAAACCAAGCAAGGCTGAGAATGCCCTGAGCCGGCACACCTCCCAAACCCCTCCTGCCCCGCAGAAGTTCGTGCCCGGGCATAGAAAGTCCCGAAGTTTAGGCAGAGAATTTGCATACACGAACGCGGCACCTAACAATAGACCTAAGTCGGACGCGTCCAAAGTACAGAAGAG TGGTAGTCTACCGCGCTCTAGTGTTCCTTCTTCCACTACTCCTGTGACATCGTTGCTAGACGACAGTATCATAGCAACGCCTTCTTCCCTTGCTTCATCGTCGTCAACAACCACCCGGATGTCGGTAACCGGGGGCAACAGCGGGTCAATCGGGAGCAGCAGGTCAAATTCAGGGTCAGAGTTCAGCGGCGAACAAGATGAGACGTCCAGACATTCATCGGACAG AACCTCCGATTTACCAATCAACTGCCAAACATGTACATTTGAGGGTTGCTTAAAAAGGAAATGTGTTCTTAAACTGGGCAAGAAGCCAGCG GTTTCATCTTGGACCAAATACTGGATTTCCATTTGTGGAACAGAGCTAGTTTATTTTGCCGCCAAAGGTTTAAGAGCTCAAGAGCGACATCAT TTTAAAACCCGGCCTTGCAAGGTGGTCCCCATACTCGGCTGGTTGTTGCTTTACTCCAACAACCCCACCAGGCTGGATTGCTTCCAACTCAACAATCCTGAGAGCGGCAACAATTACCGCTTCCAGTGCGAGTCCAGAGATGTCGCCCTCGTGTGGATAAATAATCTTAAGCAAGCCATAAAAGGTTACCCACAG cCGGAGCAAGACCTCATAAACTTGGACGACACTTGA
- the LOC143468106 gene encoding uncharacterized protein LOC143468106 isoform X2, with translation MRRQKVLSSRLGSALLSPRMTRRRGTTTSNVNLLDDDDVFVPVMTSPDANTQQTKFPGSRPARRLSSDHITMSTYDLTIKEKEEGSANSVTFESERSPAKSPNFATLKNDARFESDLSALSQDSRMLSRSMTSLFNASRNDDLPRIQLFNASSSDSMASASSFSVASCHVGDSESDSDIFLDGDVVVVFGDRDDTALPEDILRSSPFSSRSLNVPSPIRRSSDGNINGTVGKYSTEKLNSPSHFHRSGTCSEFSNPYNSQIDPKQNPYRSVTSSITCSKHVTPRKDYHNSVLKNNLEPVSGCNSPALTVVVKSPSADSLTRDRHCVEKGDENCIPQDIPVKHSSNCNNATPKAGGFGVVHHIRRKSSAPGAYNQTDSESSQEKSRSLPRNSIPPPPESPGRVNFTSSGFRPRKFRFASTSGALSQKDPSLNSSLTEIEATSEKKANGVSLSVSNPFPKRKSGSVDVKRSKSLLGKSPGFRKKSPNLARKSSPYRDLEASSTAKESTDRGLSQLPPKSPTASRLSADAISGLTPNSQVRQHKRHKSQQGKFKPKSSSSWIPVQEMMTNHNYEGYYHDDSSSEDTAYTETDGNRVPRMKSFDAVVFDVLKVSPEEFAKQLTLLDFPVFCAILPDEISTCGWTKKNKWKLSPHVVAMTRRFNHTSFWVIREILNAKTLKIRAEILIHFIKIAKKLVELNNLHSLMAVIQSLNSSSIFRLTKTWALVNKHHKTTFDRLLSLVKEDDNRWELRSHMESIRLPCIPFLGMYLSDVMYINSAHPDTGGLESHERTNKMNNILRVISEFQQSNYDHLQEQPHIKNYLNSVKYIEELQKFLEEDNYKLSLRIEPTTTSSGFQTPEKKPSRAKDDFSAGKPSKAENALSRHTSQTPPAPQKFVPGHRKSRSLGREFAYTNAAPNNRPKSDASKVQKRSMCGRTRQRDNTVWYISPSRLRQNERRLSGSLPRSSVPSSTTPVTSLLDDSIIATPSSLASSSSTTTRMSVTGGNSGSIGSSRSNSGSEFSGEQDETSRHSSDRTSDLPINCQTCTFEGCLKRKCVLKLGKKPAVSSWTKYWISICGTELVYFAAKGLRAQERHHFKTRPCKVVPILGWLLLYSNNPTRLDCFQLNNPESGNNYRFQCESRDVALVWINNLKQAIKGYPQPEQDLINLDDT, from the exons ATGAGAAGACAGAAAGTTCTCAGCTCTCGACTTGGGAGCGCGCTCTTGAGTCCTCGGATGACTCGCCGTCGTGGAACCACTACGTCAAACGTCAATCTACTTGACGACGACGACGTTTTTGTTCctgttatgacgtcacctgACGCAAATACTCAGCAAACTAAGTTTCCGGGATCAAGGCCTGCACGTCGGCTGTCTTCTGACCACATAACAATGAGCACTTATGACCTGACAATCAAGGAAAAGGAAGAAGGCTCAGCAAACTCTGTCACTTTTGAAAGCGAGCGCAGTCCGGCAAAATCTCCAAATTTTGCGACGTTAAAAAACGACGCACGGTTTGAAAGTGACCTTTCCGCTCTTAGCCAGGACAGCAGAATGTTAAGTCGATCTATGACCAGTCTCTTTAACGCAAGTCGGAACGACGACTTGCCTAGAATTCAGCTTTTTAACGCTTCAAGCAGCGATTCCATGGCAAGCGCTTCAAGCTTTAGCGTGGCGTCTTGCCACGTTGGTGACTCAGAAAGTGATTCAGATATCTTTCTTGATGGCGATGTCGTGGTTGTTTTTGGTGACAGAGATGACACG GCATTACCAGAGGACATTCTTCGATCAAGTCCATTCTCAAGCAGAAGTTTGAACGTGCCTTCCCCTATCCGCAGAAGCAGCGACGGAAATATAAATGGAACGGTTGGAAAATACAGCACAGAGAAACTAAACTCCCCATCTCATTTCCACAGAAGCGGGACGTGTTCGGAGTTCAGCAATCCTTATAATAGTCAAATTGACCCTAAACAAAATCCATACAGAAGTGTAACTTCCTCCATAACTTGTTCAAAACATGTCACACCGAGGAAAGATTATCACAactctgttttaaaaaacaatttggaaCCGGTTTCGGGCTGTAACAGTCCAGCTTTAACTGTTGTTGTAAAGTCACCCAGTGCGGACAGTTTAACTCGAGACAGGCATTGTGTGGAGAAAGGTGACGAAAACTGCATCCCGCAAGACATCCCAGTAAAGCATTCATCAAATTGCAACAATGCTACACCCAAGGCTGGTGGCTTTGGTGTAGTCCATCATATTCGGAGGAAAAGTAGTGCTCCGGGTGCTTACAACCAGACAGACTCTGAGTCATCACAAGAAAAGTCTCGATCACTGCCAAGGAATTCAATTCCACCTCCTCCCGAATCTCCAGGAAGAGTCAATTTCACGTCCAGTGGATTTAGACCGAGGAAGTTTAGATTTGCAAGCACTTCC GGTGCACTCTCACAGAAAGACCCTTCACTAAATTCTTCTCTCACTGAAATAGAAGCCACTTCTGAGAAGAAAGCCAACGGAGTCAGCTTAAGCGTTAGTA ATCCTTTTCCAAAACGGAAATCAGGGTCAGTTGACGTAAAACGTTCCAAGTCACTTTTAGGAAAAAGTCCAGGATTTCGCAAAAAGAGTCCAAACCTTGCTAGAAAAAGTAGTCCTTATAG GGACCTGGAAGCATCTTCAACTGCCAAAGAAAGCACGGACAGAGGCCTTTCACAGCTGCCGCCGAAGTCGCCGACTGCTTCCAGGCTTTCAG CTGACGCCATAAGTGGACTTACTCCTAACTCTCAAGTCCGCCAACACAAAAGACATAAATCTCAGCAG GGAAAGTTCAAACCGAAATCTTCTTCCTCCTGGATCCCGGTGCAGGAGATGATGACCAATCATAACTACGAAGGTTATTACCATGACGACAGCTCCAGTGAAGAC ACCGCTTATACGGAAACAGACGGAAACAGAGTTCCCAGAATGAAAAGTTTCGACGCTGTCGTCTTTGACGTGTTGAAAGTTTCTCCTGAAGAGTTTGCA AAACAACTGACACTGCTGGATTTCCCTGTTTTCTGCGCGATATTACCCGACGAAATATCGACCTGTGGTTGGACGAAAAAGAACAAATGGAAGCTTTCCCCTCACGTTGTGGCGATGACGCGACGTTTCAACCAC ACAAGTTTCTGGGTGATTCGTGAGATTCTCAACGCGAAGACTTTAAAGATACGAGCCGAGATCTTAATTCATTTCATAAAGATCGCCAAA AAACTTGTCGAACTCAACAACCTTCACAGCTTGATGGCCGTCATCCAATCCCTCAATAGTTCCTCAATATTCAGGCTTACCAAGACATGGGCG CTGGTTAACAAACATCATAAAACGACCTTTGACCGACTTTTGTCGTTGGTGAAAGAAGACGACAACCGCTGGGAACTTCGGTCGCACATGGAATCAATCCGGTTACCTTGCATCCCATTTCTAG GCATGTACCTCAGTGATGTGATGTATATCAACTCCGCTCACCCGGACACGGGCGGTCTTGAAAGCCACGAACGAACCAACAAGATGAACAACATCTTGCGGGTGATATCGGAATTCCAACAATCAAATTACG ATCATCTGCAGGAGCAACCCCACATCAAAAATTACCTCAACTCGGTCAAGTACATCGAAGAACTTCAGAAGTTTCTCGAAGAAGACAATTACAA acTTTCCCTGAGAATCGAGCCAACGACGACGTCATCAGGGTTTCAGACCCCGGAAAAGAAGCCGAGTCGCGCGAAGGACGATTTTTCCGCCG GTAAACCAAGCAAGGCTGAGAATGCCCTGAGCCGGCACACCTCCCAAACCCCTCCTGCCCCGCAGAAGTTCGTGCCCGGGCATAGAAAGTCCCGAAGTTTAGGCAGAGAATTTGCATACACGAACGCGGCACCTAACAATAGACCTAAGTCGGACGCGTCCAAAGTACAGAAGAG GTCAATGTGTGGGCGCACGAGACAGCGTGATAATACAGTGTGGTATATTTCGCCGTCTAGATTGAGGCAAAATGAAAGAAGGCTCAG TGGTAGTCTACCGCGCTCTAGTGTTCCTTCTTCCACTACTCCTGTGACATCGTTGCTAGACGACAGTATCATAGCAACGCCTTCTTCCCTTGCTTCATCGTCGTCAACAACCACCCGGATGTCGGTAACCGGGGGCAACAGCGGGTCAATCGGGAGCAGCAGGTCAAATTCAGGGTCAGAGTTCAGCGGCGAACAAGATGAGACGTCCAGACATTCATCGGACAG AACCTCCGATTTACCAATCAACTGCCAAACATGTACATTTGAGGGTTGCTTAAAAAGGAAATGTGTTCTTAAACTGGGCAAGAAGCCAGCG GTTTCATCTTGGACCAAATACTGGATTTCCATTTGTGGAACAGAGCTAGTTTATTTTGCCGCCAAAGGTTTAAGAGCTCAAGAGCGACATCAT TTTAAAACCCGGCCTTGCAAGGTGGTCCCCATACTCGGCTGGTTGTTGCTTTACTCCAACAACCCCACCAGGCTGGATTGCTTCCAACTCAACAATCCTGAGAGCGGCAACAATTACCGCTTCCAGTGCGAGTCCAGAGATGTCGCCCTCGTGTGGATAAATAATCTTAAGCAAGCCATAAAAGGTTACCCACAG cCGGAGCAAGACCTCATAAACTTGGACGACACTTGA